ATTCATCCACGTTGAACGGTACGCCCTGCAACAGGTTACCAAACGCCACGCCAATCACCAGCGGCGGAACGAAGCTACCAATGAAGATGCCCCAGTCCCACATGTTACGCCAGCGGGTTTCTTCAATCTTGGAGCGGTAGTCAAAACCGACCGGACGGAAGAACAGAGACGCCAGCACGAGGATCATCGCGACATAGAAGCCGGAGAACGCAGCGGCATAGACCATCGGCCAGGCAGCAAACAGAGCGCCACCCGCAGTGATCAGCCATACCTGGTTACCGTCCCAGTGTGGTGCGATGGAGTTAATCATAATTCGACGCTCGGTGTCGTTACGACCGAGGAAACGGGTGAGCATGCCCACCCCCATGTCGAAACCGTCAGTGACTGCAAAACCAATCAGCAGAACGCCAACCAGCAGCCACCAGATAAAACGCAATACTTCATAATCGATCATTTGACGACTCCTGTCTTAGCGTGCCGGCTGAGTAGTCGTGGAAGACTGCTCAAAGTGATAGCGACCGGTTTTCAGGCTGCTTGGGCCGAGGCGTGCAAACTTGAACATTAAGAACAATTCTGCCACCAGGAACAGGGTATACAGGCCACAAATCAGCACCATCGAGAAGATGAGGTCGCCTGCGGTCAGTGACGAGTTCGCTACAGCTGTCGGCAGCACTTCACCGATAGCCCAAGGTTGGCGACCATATTCAGCCACGAACCAGCCCGCTTCTACAGCAATCCACGGCAGCGGAATACCGTACAGTGCGGCGCGCAGCAGCCATTTTTTCTCGCCAATACGGTTGCGGATGACACTCCAGAAAGAGAGCGCGATGATTGCCAGCAGCAGGAAGCCACACGCCACCATGATACGGAACGCGAAGTACAGCGGCGCTACACGTGGAATGGAGTCTTTGGTTGCCTGTTGAATCTGCGCTTCAGTCGCATCCGCCACGTTTGGCGTGTAGCGTTTCAGCAACAGACCGTAACCGAGGTCTTTCTTCATGCTATTGAACTGGTCACGAACCGCCTGGTCAGTAGAACCAGAACGCAGTTGCTCGAGCAGAGAGTACGCCTTCATCCCGTTACGGATGCGTTCTTCATGCTGCACCATCAGCTCTTTCAGGCCGATAACCGGGGTATCCACGGAACGCGTTGCAATGATGCCCAGCGCGTAAGGGATCTGGATAGCAAATTTGTTCGTCTCCTCTTCCTGATCAGGAATGCCGAACAGAGTAAAGGCAGCAGGTGCAGGTTGCGTTTCCCACTCGGCTTCAATAGCAGCCAGTTTGGTTTTCTGCACGTCGCCCATTTCATAACCGGATTCATCACCCAGAACAATAACAGACAGAACGGCAGCCATACCGAAGCTGGCAGCGATAGCAAAGGAGCGTTTAGCAAAGGCGAAGTCACGACCTTTCAACATATACCATGCGCTGATACCAAGGATGAACATCGCGCCAGTCACATAACCAGACGCTACAGTGTGAACGAATTTCACCTGAGCAACCGGGTTAAGCACCAGCTCGGAGAAGCTCACCATCTCCATACGCATAGTTTCAAAGTTGAAATCGGATGCGATTGGGTTTTGCATCCAGCCGTTCGCAACCAGAATCCACAGTGCGGACAGGTTTGAACCAAGCGCCACCAGCCAGGTGACACACATATGCTGAACTTTACCCAGACGATCCCAACCGAAGAAGAACAGACCTACAAAGGTGGATTCGAGGAAGAAGGCCATCAGACCTTCGATTGCCAGCGGCGCACCGAAGATATCCCCTACATAGTGGGAATAGTAAGACCAGTTAGTCCCGAACTGGAACTCCATGGTCAGACCGGTTGCCACCCCCAGAGCGAAGTTGATACCAAACAACTTGCCCCAGAACTTGGTCATATCTTTATAAATCTGTTTGCCGGAAAGGACGTAGACCGTTTCCATAATGGCCAGCAGGAACGCCATACCGAGCGTCAGTGGCACAAAAAGGAAGTGGTACATCGCGGTCAAGGCAAACTGTAAGCGCGACAGTTCGACTATATCTAACATCATGACTCCTTGCTCATCGCATGAAGACTCCGAGAGTGAACCCCGTTAGAAAGGGTCACACGCATGCCCCAATACAAAATTATTTGCTCGCCTCTATCGCTGCCTTTTCCTCAAAAGTGGAAAAGACAATGATAAAAAAGTTACAAATATGTTAATGAATAAACCAAATTGATCCCGTAATTATATTACGCCGCAAAATCCTTACAATAAACAGGTTTTTATTGAGCAAATTTGCATTTTTCGACAGTGATCAATTTATAGCGAAATTGTCACGACCTCACCAATTTGATCTACGACAATTTATCGTGTTTTGCAGATTTTTTTCAAGAATTAAAAATTGATTTATATCAAAACCAGTCAAATATGTTAATTATGTATAAACCATAGACCATTGGTAATTTTATTGTTAATTTATTGTGAAATATTTATGTAACACAATTATTACAATAAAAAGACATAGATAAAAAACCAGTGTTTTATTTAACAGAATCGCCTTATCAACTTTTTATAATACCAATTGATTAGAGTAGCCAATTTGTTGCTATTTTACATAACATATTTTTATCAAAGTTAATTGATTGTTGCCTTTATGAGCATCGCTGTAAGACCGCCATGTTATTGTTTCATTTGTAATAATCACCAATAAGTATCGATGAGAGAGATATCGCTTAACAGAGGCGACTGTGTCTGCATGAACACAGGCAACTTTCGCCTGATAAACGAAAAATGAGCGATTTTTGCAAGTTAGTTTTTCTATAGCCGGGTACGCTGAGCGCCTCGCTTGATTACAATGAGGTTGCTGCCATGGGTCTTGATAATATAGGTTCTGTTGTCAATCGCTTCTCTGGTTGGCCATCAAATGATCCTCTAAAAACAGATAACGAATCAATGACATCACCCGTGACTGTGCAGGTAATAAAGTTGATTGCCGCCATCCTTGACCCACATCGGATAGTCGTTGGTATCGATACACTTTATACAACGCAGCGCAAAACATTTACCTCAGAGGGTCAACAACTCATTGACTCAGCATTGAAAACACTTAATGTGATGAATTTAAATAACCTGGAAACAGATCGCGATGAGGAGGGTAACTATCTGGCTTTTGGATATAACGTTGACACTCCTGACAGAATAACCGTTTCTGCTTATAATGAAAAAAAACCTTTCTGTTATGGCCAATGCCTTTTAATACAGGATGAAGAACCAGATTTATTTAACCTGGTAAAAATTAAAACCTTTGAAGCCAGGCATAATTATGTTTCTAAATTGATGAGCGATCCGGAATTTATGTTTAAATTCAGTTATAGCGCCCAACAAAATAGATTAGAACCTCATCTTCTGGTTCCCACTTATTTCCCTCTGAAAACAAACCAACCGGTTACGCTAGAGGATGTACTGATACTTTATCGTTTCTTTAAAATGAATGGCGATTTTAATATATTAACATCAGATGAATACATGAGTATCATGACACCTCTGATGAAGTGTGAGCGTAGTGTCCACGACCATAACAGGTATGTGACGGGCAAAGATGCTCTTCTTCTGGACAATCCTCCGTCTGGTAACCAGATATATTTCCATATTTCCCCTGACGAATCAGCAACACTTGTCCTTTATTTTTCAGACAATAACCTTGAATCCTTCGTCTTTGAAAATGATATTCCGAGCCAGTATCGACATTTCAAAATGTTTACCAATTTAGCACTAGTTATTGATCAGTTAACCGACGCCAATCAAATACTTTAATTTTCTATATATCCCCTATGGTAAATATTACTAAACAATACCTGGGGATTAATTTTTATTACTCACGGAAAGATTTAAATAATGATACCATCTCAGCTCTCTTTTAATACTCTTCCTGTCAATGCAACATGCACTTCAGAGATAACAGTAAACACACAAAAATTCTCTGACATCCTCTACTCAGTGGGGTATTCCCTAAAGGATCTGGCATATCTGAGCAGATGTCTGGCATCATTACACCCGACACTCGCCAAAAACATTTATGAAACGGAAAATCTCAGCGATCAAAAATTACTTTATATAGATTGCCGTAGTACAAATGAAATCAAGATAAATATCTTTTTGGGTCAAAAAAGAGAAGAATTAATCGAAATTAGTTCTGATACAGTCATTTTTTCGATACTGTCTTCATTGATTGACTCAGCTATTTCTGACCATCGACATCAAATCACCGTTAATGATTCAAATAATTCTGAACTATTTTATGAGGATTATACTGATTAAATCCACTCTGTGCGAACCTGTCCTGCATTTATGCCAGAAGTATTAGAATCTTTGATTAACGTTACTCGTACTGGTAGCACCTTCATGTGCCTCTCTTTTTTACGAACAATCAAAAGAACTAACAAAGGGCATAATTCGTATAAATCATTAACCATTTGTTATATTCAACATTTTTTTTACATTAAGCAGAGATGAATTGCAGTGAAATTCAAGTTAAATTTTACAAAATGTATTACTCATGGCTAAAAATTCTCCCCAAAATGCAAATTAGAAGTTGATCACAATTATCTCAATACATCAAATCAAGTTAATTTTAAAAATTTAACATTCATGACATTAGTTGACATAACACGCTGAATTAAAATGAGAATTTAAAAACACACTTTAAACAATCATTTCCCGAAAGACATTTTGAAAATAGATCAATTGCAACATTACGACCAGATAAAGACACTCCTGTGATATTAAACCTGTGCCGTTATGGACGGCCATAAATACGACGTGTGTAACTTATTTTACTCTCTGTCTTACAAAGGATTACCCATGAAGAAAGCAACACTTGTGATTGGCGTTATTGGCGCGGACTGCCATGCAGTAGGCAATAAAGTTCTGGACCGCGTTTTTAGCAACCATGACTTCAGAGTCATTAATCTGGGCGTAATGGTCAGCCAGGACGAATATATTGATGCTGCCATTGAAACTGGCGCTGACGCAATTGTCGTCTCCTCTATCTATGGGCATGGCGATATCGACTGTCTGGGCATGCGCGAACGCTGCATTGAGCGTGGCTTGGGGGACATCCTGCTCTATGTGGGCGGCAACCTGGTGGTCGGAAAACATGACTTCGCTGACGTGGAAACCAAGTTCAAAGAGATGGGATTTGATCGCGTCTTTTCCCCAAGTCATGACTTAGAAGATGTTTGTCAGCTGATGGCCCACGATATCAACCAACGTCATGACGTTGATACTCGCATTCTTGAAGAGGCAATCTGATGCAAATCGTCTCTGTCGATATTGGATCGACGTGGACCAAAGCAGCCCTCTTCACCCGGGAGGGGGACGCGTTAACGTTGGTTAACCACGTTCTGACCCCAACCACCATCCATCATCTGGCAGAGGGATTTTTCTCCAGCCTTAACCAGGTGTTAAACGTAGATAATGCCCTCCCCCTGTTAAACCGTGGTGAGGTTGCATTGAAGTATTCCTCCTCTGCCAAAGGTGGGCTGGCGGTTGCCGCAATGGGATTGGTGCCTTCTATCACCCGGGAAACCGCGAAAGTAACCGCTCACTCTGCGGGTGCTAAAATTGCGCAATATTACGCCTACAAGCTGAACCGCCGTGATATCCAGGCACT
The nucleotide sequence above comes from Escherichia coli. Encoded proteins:
- the cydA gene encoding cytochrome ubiquinol oxidase subunit I, giving the protein MLDIVELSRLQFALTAMYHFLFVPLTLGMAFLLAIMETVYVLSGKQIYKDMTKFWGKLFGINFALGVATGLTMEFQFGTNWSYYSHYVGDIFGAPLAIEGLMAFFLESTFVGLFFFGWDRLGKVQHMCVTWLVALGSNLSALWILVANGWMQNPIASDFNFETMRMEMVSFSELVLNPVAQVKFVHTVASGYVTGAMFILGISAWYMLKGRDFAFAKRSFAIAASFGMAAVLSVIVLGDESGYEMGDVQKTKLAAIEAEWETQPAPAAFTLFGIPDQEEETNKFAIQIPYALGIIATRSVDTPVIGLKELMVQHEERIRNGMKAYSLLEQLRSGSTDQAVRDQFNSMKKDLGYGLLLKRYTPNVADATEAQIQQATKDSIPRVAPLYFAFRIMVACGFLLLAIIALSFWSVIRNRIGEKKWLLRAALYGIPLPWIAVEAGWFVAEYGRQPWAIGEVLPTAVANSSLTAGDLIFSMVLICGLYTLFLVAELFLMFKFARLGPSSLKTGRYHFEQSSTTTQPAR
- the glmS gene encoding methylaspartate mutase subunit S gives rise to the protein MKKATLVIGVIGADCHAVGNKVLDRVFSNHDFRVINLGVMVSQDEYIDAAIETGADAIVVSSIYGHGDIDCLGMRERCIERGLGDILLYVGGNLVVGKHDFADVETKFKEMGFDRVFSPSHDLEDVCQLMAHDINQRHDVDTRILEEAI